Proteins encoded together in one Kutzneria kofuensis window:
- a CDS encoding NAD-dependent epimerase/dehydratase family protein encodes MRVLVTGAAGFVGRAVVRRLCRAGHDVVALVHRTTAEFPAECQVRTADLHDLDDVVADVDGVCHLAGATRVRDSFAAPVEYFHTNVTGTLALLAALDRVRPAARLVFASTAAVYGSSAVQPISEAAAPNPQSPYAASKHAAEAAVHWQSATGRLGAITLRAFNIAGPGDTDLTRLIPKLIAVSAGQAPFLEINGDGAAVRDFLHVDDFAAAIDAALAACRLGEHRIYNVSGTRASIADVVRTARAVTGVDIEVRHRPPQPEPSIVVGDSARIRSELGWRPWSSTLTRIIADAWEAHVPLATMGAPR; translated from the coding sequence ATGCGCGTACTCGTCACCGGGGCGGCCGGGTTCGTCGGACGGGCGGTCGTGCGCCGGCTGTGCCGTGCGGGCCACGATGTGGTCGCGCTCGTGCACCGGACCACGGCCGAGTTCCCGGCGGAATGCCAGGTGCGGACGGCGGATCTGCACGATCTCGACGACGTGGTGGCCGATGTGGACGGTGTCTGCCACCTCGCCGGGGCAACCCGGGTACGCGACTCCTTCGCCGCGCCGGTGGAGTACTTCCACACCAATGTCACCGGAACCCTCGCGCTGCTGGCCGCACTCGACCGGGTGCGGCCGGCAGCGCGGCTGGTGTTCGCCTCCACGGCGGCGGTGTACGGCTCGTCGGCGGTGCAACCCATTTCCGAGGCCGCCGCTCCGAATCCGCAGAGTCCTTACGCCGCCTCCAAGCACGCCGCCGAGGCCGCCGTGCACTGGCAGTCCGCCACCGGTCGGCTCGGCGCGATCACCCTGCGGGCGTTCAACATCGCCGGCCCCGGCGACACCGACCTGACCCGGCTCATTCCCAAGCTCATCGCCGTCTCCGCCGGCCAGGCGCCGTTCCTGGAGATCAACGGCGACGGCGCCGCCGTCCGCGACTTCCTGCACGTCGACGACTTCGCCGCCGCCATCGACGCCGCCCTGGCCGCCTGCCGCCTCGGCGAGCACCGCATCTACAACGTCAGCGGCACCCGCGCCAGCATCGCCGACGTCGTCCGCACCGCCCGCGCGGTCACCGGCGTCGACATCGAGGTGCGGCATCGCCCGCCGCAGCCCGAACCGTCCATTGTGGTCGGCGACAGCGCCCGGATCAGGTCCGAGCTGGGCTGGCGACCGTGGTCCTCGACGCTGACACGCATCATCGCCGACGCCTGGGAGGCGCACGTCCCGCTGGCCACCATGGGCGCTCCGCGCTGA
- the rfbB gene encoding dTDP-glucose 4,6-dehydratase: MKMLVTGGAGFIGSNFVRHTLRNRPEYELVVLDALVVPHYHNNLDDVADRIVFRRGDVCDVDFVTDLVDEQGVEVIVHFAAESHNDNAYLYPSRFARTNVLGTVALLELIGDRGIRLHHVSTDEVFGQLELGEDRRFTPDGEYRPRNYYSSSKAGADHFVRAAWNQFQLPVTISQCANNYGPYQHVEKFIPRTITGVLTDIPPHLHGSGRHVRDWIHVDDHCSAIHAMLDRGRLGETYLVGADNEVGTYEVMQMILELTGRPLDWYEHVAERPCNDMRYGSDSSKLRAECGWRPEHTDFRQDMAELIDWYRGNEPWWAEMKAITEKKYLEMGL; encoded by the coding sequence ATGAAAATGTTGGTCACCGGCGGCGCCGGGTTCATCGGATCGAACTTCGTTCGGCACACGCTGCGCAATCGGCCCGAGTACGAACTCGTCGTGCTCGACGCGCTCGTGGTGCCGCACTACCACAACAACCTCGATGACGTGGCGGACCGAATCGTCTTCCGCCGCGGCGACGTGTGCGACGTCGACTTCGTCACGGATCTGGTCGACGAGCAGGGCGTCGAGGTGATCGTGCACTTCGCGGCCGAAAGTCATAACGACAACGCCTACTTATATCCGAGTCGATTCGCCCGGACCAATGTATTAGGCACGGTGGCGCTGCTTGAACTGATCGGCGACCGTGGCATCCGGCTGCACCACGTGTCAACCGACGAGGTTTTCGGCCAGCTCGAACTGGGCGAGGACCGCAGATTCACGCCGGACGGCGAGTACCGGCCGCGGAACTACTACAGTTCGAGCAAGGCCGGCGCCGACCATTTCGTCCGTGCCGCGTGGAACCAGTTCCAGCTGCCGGTGACGATCTCGCAGTGCGCCAACAACTACGGCCCGTACCAGCACGTCGAGAAGTTCATCCCGCGCACGATCACCGGCGTGCTCACCGACATCCCGCCGCACCTGCACGGCTCCGGCCGGCACGTGCGGGACTGGATCCACGTCGACGACCACTGCTCGGCCATCCACGCGATGCTCGACCGCGGCCGGCTCGGCGAGACCTACCTGGTCGGCGCGGACAACGAGGTGGGGACCTACGAGGTCATGCAGATGATCCTCGAACTCACCGGCCGGCCGCTGGACTGGTACGAGCACGTGGCCGAGCGGCCGTGCAACGACATGCGCTACGGCAGCGACTCCAGCAAGCTGCGGGCCGAGTGCGGGTGGCGGCCCGAGCACACCGACTTCCGGCAGGACATGGCCGAGCTCATCGACTGGTACCGCGGCAACGAGCCGTGGTGGGCCGAGATGAAGGCCATCACCGAGAAGAAGTACCTCGAGATGGGGCTGTGA
- a CDS encoding class I adenylate-forming enzyme family protein: MAAKLFAADSVETFAEFERTALGVADALRERGVGPGVRVLLKAGNSPGYLAGLFGLMHLGASIVLVDHQERAEQTRRICEQAAVKVTLVDDDAPLPDGENPVYLYELLVAATARPATESALDFDTWRDQPDGLVMWSSGSTGEPKGVVKNGGRFLDNLRRNADQVGHRADDVLLPLLPFNHQYGLSMVLIAWLARCSLVIAPYRRLDKALRMAGQCGATVVDATPATYRSMLNIVTKRPEAAEDLSTVRMFCSGAAPLPPALVDSYVQTFGLPLLDSYGSTELGNLAFATTENPVGCGRVMAGLRLRVVDEDGNTVRAGEIGELLVDCPDMMAGYLGPDGVLAPVEQGWYATNDFGYLDADDNLFVVGRKLAVHRNGYTLFPEIIENKVAAHGCSAKVIALPDDRRGCQLVFFVEDDHDRDAAHWRAVINDVLPAWEQPNRVHVLGAFPLNRNGKPDRQKMEKLAAELAA; the protein is encoded by the coding sequence ATGGCGGCAAAGCTCTTCGCGGCCGACTCGGTGGAAACCTTTGCGGAATTCGAGCGCACCGCGCTCGGCGTCGCCGACGCGCTGCGCGAGCGCGGCGTCGGCCCCGGGGTGCGGGTGCTGCTCAAGGCCGGCAATTCCCCGGGCTACCTGGCCGGCCTGTTCGGGTTGATGCATCTCGGCGCCTCGATCGTGCTGGTGGACCACCAGGAGCGGGCCGAGCAGACGCGGCGGATCTGCGAGCAGGCCGCCGTCAAGGTGACGCTGGTCGACGACGACGCGCCCCTGCCGGACGGCGAGAACCCCGTGTACCTCTACGAGCTGCTGGTGGCCGCGACCGCCAGGCCGGCGACCGAGTCCGCGCTGGACTTCGACACCTGGCGGGACCAGCCGGACGGCCTGGTGATGTGGTCGTCGGGGTCGACCGGCGAGCCCAAGGGCGTGGTGAAGAACGGCGGCCGGTTCCTCGACAACCTGCGGCGCAACGCCGACCAGGTCGGCCACCGAGCCGACGACGTGCTGCTGCCGCTGCTGCCGTTCAACCACCAGTACGGCCTGTCGATGGTGCTGATCGCCTGGCTGGCCCGGTGTTCGCTGGTCATCGCCCCGTACCGGCGGCTGGACAAGGCGCTGCGGATGGCCGGCCAGTGCGGGGCGACCGTGGTCGACGCGACGCCGGCGACGTACCGCAGCATGCTCAACATCGTCACCAAGCGGCCGGAGGCGGCCGAGGACCTGAGCACCGTTCGGATGTTCTGCAGCGGCGCCGCGCCGCTGCCGCCGGCGCTGGTCGACTCGTACGTGCAGACGTTCGGGCTGCCGCTGCTGGACAGCTACGGCAGCACCGAGCTGGGCAACCTCGCCTTCGCCACCACGGAGAACCCCGTCGGCTGCGGGCGTGTGATGGCCGGGCTGCGGCTGCGGGTCGTCGACGAGGACGGCAACACCGTGCGGGCGGGCGAGATCGGCGAGCTGCTGGTGGACTGCCCGGACATGATGGCCGGCTACCTCGGTCCGGACGGCGTGCTCGCCCCGGTCGAGCAGGGTTGGTACGCCACCAACGACTTCGGCTACCTGGACGCCGACGACAACCTGTTCGTGGTCGGCCGCAAGCTGGCCGTGCACCGCAACGGGTACACGCTGTTCCCGGAGATCATCGAGAACAAGGTGGCCGCGCACGGCTGTTCGGCCAAGGTGATCGCGCTGCCCGACGACCGCCGCGGCTGCCAGTTGGTGTTCTTCGTCGAGGACGACCACGACCGCGACGCCGCGCACTGGCGGGCCGTGATCAACGACGTGCTGCCGGCGTGGGAGCAGCCCAACCGGGTGCACGTGCTCGGCGCGTTCCCGCTCAACCGCAACGGCAAGCCGGACCGGCAGAAGATGGAGAAGCTGGCCGCCGAACTGGCCGCCTGA
- a CDS encoding response regulator transcription factor, translating to MSSDDVRVVIADDQSALREGLVLLVNTLPGITVVGDAADGVAAVEAVAELRPNVVLMDIGMPRSDGVEATRRIREAYQDTQVVVLTTFADDDTIVRALDAGALGFLTKSATRDEIGRAVHAAAAGQALLDPNVHRRLLMAATKPAAPGPETPAPAKGNELTPREAEVLRLVAMGRSNREIARALFVGEATVKTHINRIFAKTGSRDRSQAIRYAHSHGYTS from the coding sequence GTGAGCAGTGACGACGTGCGAGTGGTGATCGCCGATGACCAGTCCGCACTGCGCGAGGGGCTCGTGCTGCTGGTCAACACGCTGCCGGGCATCACGGTCGTCGGCGACGCGGCCGACGGGGTGGCGGCCGTGGAGGCGGTCGCCGAACTGCGCCCCAACGTCGTCCTGATGGACATCGGCATGCCCCGCAGCGACGGGGTGGAGGCCACCCGCCGGATCCGCGAGGCCTACCAGGACACGCAGGTGGTCGTGCTGACCACGTTCGCCGACGACGACACCATCGTGCGGGCGCTGGACGCCGGCGCGCTGGGCTTCCTGACCAAGTCGGCGACCCGGGACGAGATCGGCCGCGCCGTGCACGCCGCCGCGGCCGGCCAGGCGCTGCTGGACCCGAACGTGCACCGCCGGCTGCTGATGGCGGCCACCAAGCCCGCCGCGCCCGGCCCCGAGACGCCCGCGCCGGCCAAGGGCAACGAGCTGACGCCGCGCGAGGCCGAGGTGCTGCGCCTGGTCGCGATGGGCCGCAGCAACCGGGAGATCGCCCGCGCGCTGTTCGTCGGCGAGGCGACGGTGAAGACGCACATCAACCGGATCTTCGCCAAGACCGGCAGCCGGGACCGGTCGCAGGCCATCCGCTACGCGCACAGCCACGGCTACACGTCCTGA
- a CDS encoding thioesterase II family protein produces MTGSAPEADGCFRRFHSTGDSQFRLACLPPVGSSASFYSTLSESLSPSIEVLSVQYPGRQDRGAEKCAEAISELADEIGPQLSKWTDVPLALLGHGMGAIVAFELARQLELSASAPVVLFVSGSVAPHKHRQSHVHLLDDNGIVDELRELSGGDLVDAVDRDLISANMDAIRGDYKSIGTYSYGPGPTLSCPIVALAGDSDTTVTLSDVRAWNELSTGEFEFQIFPGGSYVISDSEREFADAVFDRLVLRAAP; encoded by the coding sequence ATGACCGGATCCGCACCCGAGGCCGACGGCTGTTTCAGACGCTTCCACAGCACGGGCGACAGTCAATTCCGACTGGCCTGCCTGCCTCCCGTCGGATCGTCGGCCAGTTTCTACAGTACGCTCTCGGAATCGCTTTCGCCCTCCATCGAGGTGCTGTCGGTCCAGTATCCGGGACGGCAGGACCGCGGGGCCGAGAAATGCGCGGAAGCCATCTCCGAGCTGGCCGACGAGATCGGTCCCCAGCTGTCGAAGTGGACCGACGTGCCGCTGGCGCTGCTGGGACACGGCATGGGGGCGATCGTGGCGTTCGAGCTCGCCCGGCAGCTGGAGCTGAGCGCGTCGGCGCCGGTGGTGCTGTTCGTCTCCGGCAGCGTGGCGCCGCACAAACACCGCCAGAGCCACGTCCACCTGCTCGACGACAACGGCATCGTGGACGAGCTGCGCGAGCTGAGCGGCGGCGATCTCGTCGACGCGGTCGACCGTGACCTGATCAGCGCGAATATGGACGCCATCCGCGGCGACTACAAGAGCATCGGCACCTACAGCTACGGGCCGGGTCCGACATTGTCCTGCCCGATCGTGGCGCTCGCCGGCGACAGCGACACCACCGTCACTTTGTCGGACGTCCGGGCGTGGAACGAGCTCAGCACGGGTGAATTCGAGTTCCAGATCTTCCCCGGCGGCAGCTACGTCATTTCCGACAGCGAGCGTGAATTCGCCGACGCCGTCTTCGACCGTCTGGTGCTGAGGGCCGCTCCGTAA